A stretch of Podospora bellae-mahoneyi strain CBS 112042 chromosome 5, whole genome shotgun sequence DNA encodes these proteins:
- a CDS encoding hypothetical protein (EggNog:ENOG503NU79; COG:L) yields MASPAKKRKLNSDTKKAAVPATKGIQYFFAKQQQNGSSSRTTSEIQQNGSQSEKSDEQLTDEELARKLQAEWDAEVQASNQRQQQLQPEPNTSPALPAPPSPLKSSVSPKVDTAKSKNTLSLSSVAAVEDQVTTTIPLDESLLTFDPSKYVPQLQESWAAERGKSSYALLTRCFVLVSSTQSRIKIVDTLVNCLRLLIEGDPNSLLPAVWLATNAISPPYISMELGLGGSAISKALKQVCGLDNRALKAMHDRLGDPGDVAFEAKKKQSFTLKKPKPLTIKGVFESLVKIAKTQGQGSGDIKQRIVDRLLQDARGGEESRYIVRTLCQHLRIGAVKTTMLIALSRAFLLSKPPGADFPTREPAELAKLSKEELAEIWSRGEELVKASFARHPDYNDLIPVLLDIGISDELPIRCGLNLHIPLRPMLGSITRDLSEMLTKLQGRDFACEYKYDGQRAQVHCDADGKVSIFSRHLELMTDKYPDLVSLVPKIRGEDVQSFIMEGEVVAVDQTTGELKNFQTLSNRARKDVAVGSITINVCLFAFDLMYLNGQPLLDRPFRERRDMLRSLFIEIPHHFTWVKSLDATSQDSEPVLTFFKSALEAKCEGIMVKILDNLPDIPYEDQSAAAGLLDNTKPTTTTTNKETPLNPPPPQKRSRRKPLLSTYEPDKRLDSWLKVKKDYSTSLSSSSEPLDLIPIAAWHGTGRKSQFWSPFLLAVRNEDAGSLEAVCKCMSGFTDNFYKANKAYYDPAIEGRTLGKKPGFVEYYGPEPDVWFNPTEVWEVAFADVTVSPTYTAAVGMVHPDKGLSLRFPRFVRKREEKGIEEASTSEVLAGLYRKQEAGPAKRPIEEVEKEQEEGENIMDEDE; encoded by the exons ATGGCGAGCccggcgaagaagaggaaactCAATTCCGATACGAAGAAGGCTGCAGTCCCGGCGACCAAAGGAATACAGTACTTTTTTGCCAAGCAACAGCAGAATGGATCGTCATCAAGAACCACTTCTGAGATTCAGCAAAATGGTTCACAGTCTGAGAAGTCGGATGAGCAATTGACTGACGAGGAACTGGCTCGGAAGCTGCAGGCTGAGTGGGATGCAGAGGTCCAAGCATCAAaccaaagacaacaacagcttCAGCCAGAACCAAATACATCACCAgctcttccagctcctccatcaccactgaAGTCGTCCGTATCCCCCAAGGTTGATACAGCAAAATCCAAGAACACTCTATCGCTTTCGTCAGTCGCGGCAGTGGAAGATCAAGTAACAACCACAATACCACTGGATGAAAGCCTCTTGACATTTGATCCATCCAAATACGTCCCGCAGCTCCAAGAATCATGGGCTGCCGAACGCGGCAAGTCATCCTACGCCTTGCTTACACGGTGCTTTGTGCTTGTCAGTAGTACCCAAAGCAGGATCAAGATCGTGGACACGCTTGTCAACTGTCTTCGTCTACTTATTGAGGGCGATCCAAACAGCCTGTTGCCCGCAGTATGGCTGGCCACCAATGCCATCTCACCCCCATACATTTCCATGGAACTTGGTCTGGGAGGTTCGGCTATCTCCAAAGCACTAAAGCAAGTATGCGGACTTGACAACCGGGCGCTGAAAGCCATGCATGACAGATTGGGTGATCCGGGTGATGTTGCCTttgaggccaagaagaagcaaagctTCACCCTGAAAAAACCAAAGCCACTGACCATCAAGGGTGTGTTTGAGTCTCTGGTCAAGATTGCAAAGACACAAGGTCAGGGTAGTGGAGACATCAAACAGCGTATTGTGGACAGACTGTTGCAAGATGCtcgaggaggcgaggagagCAGATATATCGTCCGCACTTTGTGTCAGCAT CTTCGTATCGGTGCTGTCAAGACGACTATGCTGATAGCTCTCTCAAGAGCCTTTCTTCTCTCCAAGCCACCCGGTGCGGATTTCCCTACCAGGGAGCCAGCAGAGCTAGCGAAGCTCAGTAAGGAAGAACTAGCCGAGATATGgtcaagaggagaggagctcGTGAAAGCATCATTTGCCAGACATCCAGATTATAATGACCTCATCCCAGTGCTTCTTGATATTGGCATATCAGACGAGCTGCCCATCCGCTGTGgtctcaacctccacatcCCACTCCGTCCCATGCTAGGCAGTATCACCCGCGATCTCAGCGAGATGCTCACCAAGCTTCAGGGGCGAGACTTTGCCTGCGAGTACAAGTACGACGGCCAGCGCGCCCAGGTCCACTGCGATGCCGACGGCAAagtctccatcttctcccgtCACCTCGAGTTAATGACGGACAAATACCCTGACCTCGTCTCCTTGGTGCCCAAGATAAGAGGCGAAGATGTCCAAAGCTTCATCATGGAAGGCGAAGTTGTCGCCGTGGACCAAACCACCGGCGAGCTCAAAAACTTTcaaaccctctccaaccGCGCCAGAAAGGACGTCGCCGTAGGCAGCATAACTATCAACGTCTGCCTCTTCGCCTTTGACTTGATGTACCTCAACGGCCAACCCCTCCTCGACCGCCCCTTTCGCGAACGCCGGGACATGCTCCGGTCACTCTTCATCGAAATCCCCCATCACTTCACCTGGGTCAAAAGCCTAGACGCGACCTCACAAGATTCCGAACCAGtcctcaccttcttcaagtCCGCCTTAGAGGCAAAATGTGAGGGGATAATGGTGAAAATTCTGGATAACCTCCCCGACATTCCCTACGAGGACCAGTCTGCCGCCGCTGGACTActcgacaacaccaaacccaccaccaccaccaccaacaaggaaacccccctcaaccccccacccccccagaAAAGATCCCGCCGCAAACCCCTCCTGTCAACCTACGAACCAGACAAACGCCTCGACTCCTGGCTCAAAGTAAAAAAGGACTattccacctccctctcctcctcctcagagcCCTTGGACCTAATCCCCATCGCTGCCTGGCACGGCACAGGCCGCAAGTCCCAGTTCTGGTCCCCGTTCCTCCTAGCGGTCCGAAATGAGGATGCAGGCTCCCTAGAGGCAGTGTGCAAGTGCATGTCCGGCTTCACGGACAACTTCTACAAAGCTAACAAGGCATATTACGACCCAGCGATAGAAGGGAGGACGTTGGGGAAGAAGCCAGGGTTTGTGGAGTATTACGGGCCGGAACCGGACGTGTGGTTTAATCCAACAgaggtgtgggaggtggcGTTTGCGGATGTGACGGTTAGTCCTACTTacactgctgctgtgggAATGGTGCACCCTGACAAGGGGTTGAGTTTGCGGTTCCCGAGGTTTGTGAGGAAAcgagaggaaaaggggattgAGGAGGCGAGTACCAGTGAGGTGCTGGCGGGGTTGTACAGGAAGCAAGAGGCTGGGCCGGCGAAGAGGCCCATagaggaggtggaaaaggaacaggaggaaggggagaatatcatggacgaggacgagtGA
- a CDS encoding hypothetical protein (COG:J; EggNog:ENOG503NZ55) has protein sequence MASTLNMNGEDPVERPQQIRDIIGGLERYNPQAAEVLEAYLQQQCEEKFTDCNANRALLKLYQLNPDRIKDEIVTNVLVKTMTQFPSPQFDLALHLLSPSYSNPGPGSSSDLAEAVAKLRTLNSHLEGARYDHFWATLESDDIYADLTTDIKGFEEIIRVKIAQLISLAFREINISVLESYLGLRSEAEVKTFVTETCGWKVGDDGIVHIPKNSENEAKKTEIREDVSIDMFSRVIKRSWEENA, from the exons ATGGCCAGCACACTCAATATGAACGGCGAGGACCCCGTCGAACGGCCTCAGCAGATCCGCGACATCATAGGAGGTCTCGAGCGGTACAACCCCCAGGCCGCTGAGGTCCTCGAGGCCTACCTCCAGCAGCAATGTGAGGAGAAATTCACCGACTGCAACGCCAACAGGGCACTGTTGAAGCT GTACCAGCTCAACCCAGACAGGATCAAGGACGAGATCGTCACCAATGTCCTCGTCAAGACAATGACCCagttcccctcccctcagtTCGACCTTGcccttcacctcctctccccatcataCTCCAACCCCGGCCCAGGCTCCTCTTCCGACCTCGCCGAGGCTGTCGCCAAGCTTAGAACGCTCAACAGCCACCTCGAGGGCGCCAGATACGACCACTTCTGGGCCACCCTCGAGAGCGACGACATCTACGCGgacctcaccaccgacaTTAAGGGTTTCGAGGAGATCATCCGCGTCAAGATCGCCCAGCTCATCAGTCTCGCCTTCCGTGAGATTAATATCAGCGTCCTCGAAAGCTACCTCGGTCTCCGCAGCGAAGCCGAGGTCAAGACCTTTGTTACCGAGACCTGCGGCTGGAAGGTCGGTGACGACGGCATCGTTCACATTCCTAAGAACTCTGAGAACGAGGCCAAAAAGACTGAGATCCGCGAGGACGTCTCCATTGATATGTTCAGCCGTGTCATCAAGAGGAGTTGGGAGGAGAATGCTTAA
- a CDS encoding hypothetical protein (EggNog:ENOG503NV1V; BUSCO:EOG09263F11; COG:S), translating to MAPYDSDSSGAEDNDFQETNVLLGYASEDAQGEEISRLGGQPTWLDPSKPPSAALARCKVCKDLMVLLLQLNAELPDRYPGHERRLYVFACRRKSCRRKEGSIRAIRGLRVSPDAVAAAKEPQETKPKEASVIPKASTLGLGEALFGAKPTSSSSGGNPFASASTNPFAPKPITTSTNPFAVPAPTPAAPEPKPTPVEVEEEKLPKSFAETLSLNLPPATPAPPPEPWPTDSSLPKSYPVRWIAEADYEQLDPEPAPISQKTQIMDIDSGEGSSSGGGKEDKEVFESSMDTVFQKFADRVGQNPEQVIRYEFAGQPLLYSKSDAVGKMLYAKDGEGEAKVKGAKGGMPRCGNCGAGRVFEVQMTPQAIQELEGEEEDLDGMDWGTVIVGVCERDCQERGVEGGEGGYLEEWAGVQWEELSVKR from the exons ATGGCTCCCTACGACAGCGATTCCTCGGGCGCCGAGGACAATGATTTCCAGGAGACCAACGTTCTCCTGGGGTACGCCTCGGAGGACGCACAAGGAGAGGAGATCAGCCGGCTTGGAGGACAGCCA ACATGGCTAGACCCTTCGAAACCACCCTCCGCCGCGCTGGCTCGGTGTAAAGTCTGCAAAGACCTCATGgtgctcctgctccagctcaACGCCGAGCTCCCAGACCGATACCCCGGCCACGAACGCCGGCTTTATGTGTTCGCCTGCAGAAGGAAGAGTTGCCGGAGAAAGGAGGGGAGTATCAGGGCTATTAGAGGGTTGAGGGTATCGCCTGATGCTGTTGCGGCAGCCAAAGAGCCCCAGGAAACCAAGCCGAAAGAAGCCAGTGTCATCCCCAAGGCGTCTACCCTCGGTCTAGGGGAGGCGCTGTTCGGCGCgaagccaacctcctcctcctcgggtGGTAACCCGTTTGCTTCTGCCTCAACAAACCCTTTTGCTCCCAAGCCaatcaccacctcaaccaaccCATTCGCCGTCCCGGCCCCGACCCCGGCTGCTCCGGaaccaaaacccacccccgtcgaagttgaggaggagaaactCCCCAAATCCTTCGCCGAAACATTatctctcaacctcccccctgccactccagcaccaccccccgaaCCCTGGCCGACAGATTCCTCCCTCCCGAAATCCTATCCTGTACGCTGGATAGCAGAGGCAGACTACGAACAGCTCGACCCTGAGCCCGCGCCCATCTCGCAAAAGACTCAGATAATGGACATTGACTCGGGCGAGGGCTCGTCCAGTGGAGGAGGTAAAGAAGACAAGGAGGTTTTTGAGTCGAGCATGGACACTGTGTTTCAAAAGTTTGCCGACAGGGTGGGGCAGAACCCGGAGCAGGTTATCAGGTATGAGTTTGCTGGCCAGCCGCTGTTGTATAGCAAGAGTGATGCCGTGGGGAAGATGCTGTATGCaaaggatggggagggggaggcaaAGGTGAAGGGAGCAAAGGGGGGGATGCCGAGGTGTGGGAATTGTGGTGCGGGAAGGGTGTTTGAGGTGCAGATGACGCCGCAGGCGATTCAAGAgttggaaggggaggaggaggatctggatgggatggattgGGGGACGGTTATTGTGGGGGTTTGTGAGAGGGATTGTCAGGAGAGGGgtgtggaaggaggagaaggggggtatTTGGAGGAGTGGGCGGGTGTTCagtgggaggagttgagTGTCAAGAGGTGA